The sequence CGAAAGATCATCAATTACTTTTTTATTAGTACTTTTCTCAAAGACATTCCCCTGTTTAAACAGGAACGAAACACCTCCTGCAACGATTAATATAAGTACTAATGCAACGAACAGCTTATTTTTGAAAATCATCAATGCTATCCCGCCTTTCATTTAATAGACGAAGTCGATACGAGTTCATCGCTGCTTCACCCAATTGGTCGAGTAGATTATAATTAGCAAACGCGCCAACGATTGCTCCGAACCCTGGTATTAATTGAAACATTTTCACCAAATCAATGTGATCCCGGTACTCCTGCTGAAAGTCCTGCCAATCCATATCAGCAATCAAATGCTTCTGTTGTTCCCAGTCTTCAATAATTGGTAATGTTTCTTTTCGTGTTTCTTCACTTGAAAAAGCAAGATGGAAAATATGCAGGATGAAGAGGCGTTCCTCGTATTCATTAGTATCAAAGCCATAAACTGCCGCCGCTTCAAATAGAAACTTCATCTTAATGGACAATAGCAAGGGGAAATCAGCCAATCCAAGCATGATTCCACCCGCTCCTGTTCCAGCTCCCTCAATGACAGCTGTTTTACGAAAATTCGTCAATTTTTCTTTGAAAAGCTCATCACGTTCAAACAAACTTAAATCCGTTGCTTGCTGCTTCTTCGTCGTCATATTCGATCCGACGAGCGTTGCCTTCACCATGTTTTTTATGCTCTCGGTTATAACGTTATGAACCTTTTCTGGAATCAAACCATTTACTTTTCCTTGCGCTTTCTTAGAAGCACGACCAATGGGACCCGAACGTCTAGTCATTTTCTGCTTCCAAAAAATCAATTCATCTTCTACCTTTGCTGTATAATCTATCATCTATTTACACCCTTCCACTGCTTACGTTTAGTATAAACATAATTCTACTTCAAAAAAATGGACCTGAGAAGTGATTGTCTCTCAGCCTTCAGACGTAGTTCGCCATTTCCTAAATACCAGCCATAGACTCGTAAACATGATAAACGCAACAACTTCAAGTGACAAGATATACCACGGATAAGGTCCCAAAAAATCTAGCAAACTGCCATTATACGGTTTCTCTCGTAAAAACATATAATTCCCTTGAAACAAGTGATTAACTGCAAATAAGAGTGGCAATAGTAGATTTAAAGCAATCATCGTCTTCACAACGCCTTTAAAAGTCGGCCTGTAGCCTTTCATCCAAGTGAAATACAGTGCTGTTAATATAATACCGATATGCGTATAGAAGAAGTGAAAATACCTGAAATGAGGAAAGCCAAGATCTAATACTGGAGTTGCCATTGCTTGAATAGCACCTCCAATGCCCGCAAAAAAGACAAAATCGATAAGATGCTTATTCCCCGTCCATAGAAGAACAATGGTGACGAGTAAACTTATGCTGCATAATTCTAATGGTAATGAGCTCGCAAGCGTCCATCTATCGGTTGCCATCATCCAAAGATGATACAGAACTTCCATTGCCAATAAAGACAATGCAAAAAGACGTTCATATTTCAGTTGTACTGGCCCTTTTTTTCTACCAATAAATAGTACTACTATTGCCAGGCACAGCACAACGATGACTGCGATATGGGCTACTGAAAACATGATGAAAGAGCTTGTCATCTCATTCCTCATTTCTATCGTTTTGTTAAAAAAACAATATCACCCTTTTCTCTCTTATTTTTCATCTTACCCTTTTTTACTGATGTTGGATAGGCTATAATCTATTGAAAAACACCATTGCACAGTTTGTTCCTGGCGATGGTGTTTCTAATTAGTCATATGGAATTTACCTGGCTATTAATAACCAGAGTCTTCTGATGTCAGATTGTCCATCATTTTATAGTCATATTTCTGTAAAGGTTTTTCTGCCGGCCCTTCCATCACTTCCCCTGTAAACGAAAATCTCGAGCCGTGACACGGACAATCCCAGGTTCGATCCCCACTGTTCCATTCCACCTCGCATCCAATATGCGTACATGTAGTATCAACGATGTGCAATTCACCTGTATCATCCTTATAAGCACCTTTTCGATGTCCATCCAACGTAATAACAGCACCTTCCCCGTTAGCCAAATCCTCGGGCACTGTTTTTGGTGAATCTAGCTTTCCTTTAATTAATTGGCCAACAACATTTGCATTCTCGACTAGAAAGTTTTTCAAACTCGGATGTGCATAAAAACGCGATGGTGTATACAATTTTTGAAAGGCATTTTCTTTTCCTACAATCATATCCCGAAACAGTAGCGCAGCCGCAGTCCCATTGGACATTCCCCATTTTCGAAAGCCTGTTGCAATGAGTATATTCGGTTGCCCCGAGGTTAGTTCCCCAATGTAAGGCAATTTATCCAACGTAGTAAGATCCTGGGCTGACCAACGATAGATAATGTCATCCAGTCCAAAAATCTCTTCACCGAAAGCCTCCAACGCTTTGTAATGCTCCATCGTATCTATGCCTTGACCTGTCTTGTGATTTTCACCGACAATTAGCACGACTTCCTCCCCATCTATCGTGACAGAACGAAGAGAACGTGTTGGCTCATCTGCGCTAATATAAATCCCGCCTGGGTATTTCTTCTTAGTCTTGACAGCTAAAGCATACGAACGATCCGCATACATTCTTGTAGAATAAAGCCCAAATCCCTCGTAAAATGGAAAGTGAGAACAAGCTAGGACATACTTGGCAGTAATTCGGTGTTCCTCACGAGTCAGAACAACTGGCTGCTCCCCAGTCTCAATATTCACGGCAGTAGTATTCTCAAAAATCAATCCACCCTTTTTCGTAATATGTTCGATTAAATGAACTAAATATTTAGTCGGATGAAATTGCGCTTGATTTTTCATGACAAGTGCATTTTGGATGGCAATATCGAATGGGATACTGTCTACTAGTCCCCCTTCAATCCCAAGTGTTTCATAAGCTTCCGCCTCTTTTTCGATTTTGCGTGCGTATTTTTCAGTCGTGGCATATATGTACGCATCTTGCATACTAAACTCACAATCAATTTGATGCTGTTCCACCGTATTTTTAATAAAGTCCAGTGCTTGACTATTTGCCTCATAATATAAACGTGCATGATTTCTTCCGATATTATGAATGAATTCATCATAGATTAAGTCATGCTGTGCGGTGATTTTTGCTGTCGTGTGTCCTGTCGTACCGTTCAACACTTTACCCGCTTCAATTATGGCGACCTTTAATCCTTCATTCACTAATAGATAAGCGGATGTAATTCCGGTAATACCTGCGCCTACAATAACGACGTCAACCTGTAAATCCTCTTCTAAACTTGGAAACTCAGGAAATTCAATAGCTGTCCTCCAATAGGACTGTGGGTCCTGAGGCAACTTTCCATTTTTTCGATTTTGATGGGTCATTGTAAATCCTCCAATAGCTACTTTGATACATAAAGGATTCCCATTCACAATTGGAATATACACGACTCATTACCATTAAGAGTGATTGAAGTCTAAATCCAGCCCCCCTCATATGATAAAAACTGCCAGGCGCATGATGTGGTACATACTATTCATCGCCCAACGGAATATTAATTTCTGCCTTACCTTCCAAATATAACGGATAGCTATTGATATTGAATCGAAGTGGATTTACTTCATTATCAAAATTGAAGGTATAGATGGCTTTTTTATAACTATTTTCTCTGCTAAAATTTATTGAATTTATGCTTCCACTGAGATCATCGCCTTCACGGTTCACTATTCCTCCGAATAGTTGACTCTCTACAGCCATTGGGTAAGTTACTTCCATTGTATTACTCGATGGCACTTGAACTTCGATATCCAGTTCACTCGGTACATACAGCACTTTCTGTTGCTCAAAATCGACCTCAATATAATCAGAGCCTTTTGGAAGTGCTTCAATTCCCTCCATCACTAATGTTAGTTTTTTCGGTTGCCTAAAATAATTACTATGCATACGTATGCTTACTTCACTGTCACGCCATATGCCGAATCCCTCCTCAACATCTCTTATTTGACCCCAATCTTCACCATTTTCATCAATTAACCTGACCCATCTAAATTTTAGTAATTTCATCGTGTTTTGTTCGTCAGCAGTTAGCAAAATATCGGCCCGTAAAGGTGAAATTTTCAATTGTTTAATGCTAATGGTTTGACCATCTACGACAACAGATTGGTTCACTTCATATACTTTGGGCTGTTTAATGTGCTTGGTGAGTGTGAATGGCACGACGAACTTTGTCTCTGCTGCATCATTCAAATGCAAATTAAATTCAAATGACATATTGTCATACGATAATTCATCGGCAGAAATAATATCAACTTTGTCTGCACGAAAAGCCGTTCCACCCACTAAAGAGCTAATGTAGGAACTTGCGACACCCCACGGAATACCTTGTTGAGACACCTCTAAAGATCCGATAGACACAGCGGAAAGTTTAAAGGGGAATTCAATATTATAGAATATAGTCATTCCTGAATCATCGGCTGCCACGCTCTGTAAAGTCAAGGTATAACCGCCTTGTGTTACTACAATTCCGAGTTCTTCGTGGTAGTCATTTTCGACAATGTCACTAATTCCTTTATCATAAGCAAACATATTCACGATAGAAGAAAATCCTGGAATTTTAGCAACTGCCTGTGCAAATACGGGAGATACACGAACTGATGTCACAAATAGCAACAGTACAATAGCGGCTACACTGGCGACTGCATACAAACGGCGCTTTCTCTTTCTTGCAAGCCGATGTCGCTGCATAGCCTTTGTACGTGCTGCGTGTAAGGCTTCTTTAGGGATTTCAATTTTTTCTAATTCCTCGGTAAGCTTCTGCCAATCCTGCTCGTTCAAGTTAGCCATTTACAGTTCCTCCTTTTCTATGAGTACACGTAATCTTTTTAACGTTGTGTGCAGCCTTGATTTCACGGTACCTTCGGGAATTTGTTTCAGCTGTGCAATGTCCCCGTTCTTCATATCCTGAAAATATTTCAAGTAAATCAGTTCCTGTTGCTCAATCGGCAAACTGGCGATTATATCAGCCATTTCGAATGGTTGCTGATCCGTCGATGCTATATCTACATCATAGTTGTAGACAAATCTCTGTTGCTTCTTTTTCATATCTAAACAAATATTAATCATCATTCGGACAAGCCATGTCCCTATGTATGCTGGTTCTTTGACGGTATGAATCTTTTTCAAAGCCCGATAAGTCAGCTCTTGTGTAGCTTCAATAGCATCATGCTCATTTTTCAAGTAAGCATAGGCCGTACGATAGAGCGTGTCCTCATGTCGCGCCAATAGCTCCACTAACGCCCGTTCATCACCCGCAATGGCCCGTTTCGCTAATTCCATCCCATCACCCCCTGTTACCTATTAGACTGTTCAACACGACGAATCGTTCATTTTATTTTTCACGATAAAAAACGAGTTGCACTAGAATTCAGTGAACTCGTTGCTTAATTCCTTCTAGCAGTGGGCTAAGAAGAGACAATAGAGTTATAATGCGAACGGTTGGGCGACGGATACGAAGCAAAATCACTTAGGTGTATAGGATAGTACCTCGTGATGCGCAGTTAACAAGAAAAGATTGCAATACTTTCCGCATTAATCCACCGTCAGTTCAACAAGCAATCACTTATTTATATCTCCTCATTAATTTTGAGTCAAATTCAACTTTTATGGTATGTCAAGTTAGGTGCTTTCCGATGTTTTGTAGCTTGTTCAAAAGCATATGCAAGTTTAATTAATATACCTTCACTAAAAGCAGTACCTGCAAAAGTTATACCAAATGGTCTTCCACTTTCCTTGTATCCAGCAGGTAGAGCTATGGATGGATATCCAGCTTTAGCACAGATTGTCGAACCTACATATGAAGGAAAAAGAATAGCGTCTACATCATACTTTTTCAAAGCAGAATCAATACCCATTTGAGAAAAATATAAATCATCTAGCTTTGCATTCAAATATTCTGGATTTCTAAGCGTGTTGGGTAATCCAACCATTTCCTCCAACTTATTTTGCCCATATTTCAATGCTCTATCTGCATTATTCTTATTAAACTCAATCAATTCAGCTATAGAGTGTACAGGCAAATTCGATGGGAGCTTAGAAAGATAGTTTTCCAAACTATGTTTCATCTCAGATTTTAATACCACTCTTTTCCACTCTCTATGAAAAGAAGGAATTTCGATATCCTCAATGACTTTAGCTCCTTCTTCATTTAAGGTTTGAATGGCATTCTTAAATGATTCGTCTTCGTATTCCTCAGATGCATAAAATTCTTTAGAAGCATTTTTAAATACACCAATTTTAGCACCCTTTAAACCAAAAGAATCCAAGTAAATTGAATAATCCTGCTGTGACCTTCCTTCACTTTTATGGGTTGCAGCGTCAAGTTCATCGACACCAGCCAAAGCACCTAATAAAATAGCCGCGTCCGTAACCGTTCTTGCCATTGGTCCTGCCGTGTCTTGAGAATACGTGAAAGGAATTATACCAGTACGGCTAATCAATCCAACAGTTGGTTTTATACCTACCACAGAATTTGTTACCGCTGGACTTAGAATAGAAGCATCAGTTTCAGTGCCAACAGCCAATACTGTAAAATTTGTAGCAACTGCCACAGCTGAACCTGAACTGGATCCCCCGACAAAAAGGTCAGCATCGCCATATGGATTTAATACTTGTCCACCTCTGGAGCTATAGCCTGCCCACATTGTATTTGACATCCCATTCGCTAGTTCGGTCATATTAGCCTTACCTAAGATTACTGCACCCGCGTTACGGAGCTTTTCAACAAGGAATGCATCATGACTGCTAATATGATTCTCTAATGCAAGTGTTCCTGCACTTGTATGCATTGAATCTTTCGTTTCAATACTATCTTTAAGAACAATAGGAATACCGTGTAAAGGACCTCTAACACCCTTTGTTTTTCTTTCATAATCTAATGCTTCAGCAATGAATATTGCGTCAGGATTTATTTCAAGAATAGAATTTATTTTCGGACCGTCTTGGTCATACTTTGCTATTCTAAAGAGGTAATACATGACCAACTCTTTTGATGTTACTTCACCTATTTCCATAGCTACTTGTATATCATTAATTGTTAATTCTTCCTTAAAAAAATTGTTAAAGTTAATTTCCATATAAACACTCCCCCGCACCATTTCCCTATTTTAAATCATGTATTCTTTTCTTGAAGATATTTTTCACGAATGCCTCTTTATGGTCCGTATACTCGGTTATCCCAGTCGAATGTATTCTCAAATAATCTTGTTTCAAATTGGTATAGGCTTGCCGCGCATGTTCATTCGCATTTAAATAATCTCTATAAAAAAGCAGGTTTTTCCATAGCTCTTTCTCGTGTTCTACCAGATGAATGTAATGGGTTTTTTCTTCATTATTGTTCAAGCCTAATTTCATTTAATGACCTCCTTCCAGCACCTCACAACTATAATGATTGCGGCAAATGAGTTTTATACATCTCCAATCCGTTCATAAGTTCCTTTAAAACACGAATTGTTTTGGATGCGACTTCAATTCCATTTTCAATATTTTATTCCCTTAACAATCTCGGTTATTGATTCAACAATAATATCAGGTTTATCCATATGTATTGAATGACCTGCTTCTTGAACTACAATCAATTTACTATTTTGAGTAAGCCTAGCTTGATTCATGATAAGCTCTTGCCACTTTTCTTCAAATAACCGCAACTCCCATTCTGGTAATCCTTCCTCAATTCCCATCTTAATGGAATGCTCTTTATCTCGGCCAAGAACAATTAAAGGGATATCAGGGAATTCCCCTAATCGCTTGATGATTTCTGCATCCTTCTTCCAATTGCTAATTTCTGAATACATGGCTTTATATAAATTGGGATTTACCTGAAAAGCAATTAAGCGTTGCTGTAAGTCAAAAGGGAGTCGTTCTTGTTTTTGGGTTAAAGTAGGGCTTATTACCTCTCTCAGTTCTTCCTTTTTCATTAATGAATACAAATGACACTTTTCTATCCAGATGTCATCAGTTGAATCTTCATTCAACATAGGCAAATCCAGCTCATCTAAGACCTTTAAATCAACAGAAGTTGAATCAACTAACACCATCCCTGCAACCTTTTCAGGATGGGCTTTTACGAAATGCTGTGCACATAAACCACCATATGAATGCCCAACCAATATTACAGGTTCGGCCATTTTAAGTAGTGATATCATCTCACTTATCTCATTGACAACTGCCTGTGTATTACGTACATCATTACGAATTTCACTATTACCAAGTCCAGGTCTATGAAACATCACTACTCTATTCGATTTACTTAATAACTCTGATATATCGTGCCATTCATCGAACGAACAACCCATTCCAGTAAGGATAATAATTGGTGTTCCAGTTTCTCCTTTTTGAAGAATCTCGATTTTATGTTGATTTACTAATAAATATTGACTAATTTCACTCACCCCTTGCTACTATTTGATCGTGTACTTCTTCCAGTCATTGTACTTGTCAATACTTTACCACAAAAATCTAAATGTTTTATTTAATTAAAGAAAAACGACACTACTATGAGCAATTGACGCTCATAGTAGTGTCGTTTTAAGTTTAGACTAACGTGAAATATCCAATAATGTCGTTATTCTGTCCCTCGTCTACCACTAAAACTGTTCGAGTAGAACCTCTTTTTTCACTCTCAATAGCTTTTATGTAAATAGTTTTCTACATCAATATTTATTTCACAAACAAAAGAAGAGAGATAGGATTGAAAATTTCTCCCTTCTGATTTGTCAGCCTCTAATTGTAAACTTATACTAATAATCTCCATCTACTTACGTGAATTAAGGATCTTCGAGGCATGTTTCACTTTTTCTTCTCGTGACAACTTGAGGTCATTGAAGATAGTAGATTCTTTAATCGTTCTTCTCGGAGCTCTAAGTATCTCGATAGCTTCTGATTCGTTTAAAGTGAAATTTGTATCTAACGCTTTAGTAGCCATATCCTTCTCCTCCTCATTTTCACACAAACACATCACATCCTTTAAGGTACGTATATGTGCAAGTATTGCTATTGATTACCCTTAATATACCACAAGATGAGGTTTCTACTGTTTGAATTGAAATGCTCTTGATTATATGGATTGTGGCAAATGATATTTATACATCTTCAATGCGTCCCTATGTTTCTCCAAAATCTTAATTGTTTCAGGATGTGGTTTCATATAAATAAATGGATAGTCCTTCTCATCAAATTCCTCTTGAATAGAAAAAGCCAGTCTTTCTTCATCAATTGAAAATTGAGCATCGACACCTTTTTTGTTTCCCCTGGCGTCTAGTCGAATCCATTTGTGCAACGTTTTAAGATAAACAGCATTTAACGCATGAATCGAATACCCTTTTTCAGGTGTATCAAATAACATCAATCGTTGATAGCAAAAACCAGTGGGTATCCCCAGTGAACGCAAT comes from Sporosarcina sp. FSL K6-3457 and encodes:
- a CDS encoding transglutaminase-like domain-containing protein, producing MQLVCESTRFNDYLLELKEVDFKNPIIQQKTNDLFTPSQTEIEKVKIAFEFVRDEIAHSWDIQSKRVTCKASDVLTYKEGICYAKSNLLAALLRSLGIPTGFCYQRLMLFDTPEKGYSIHALNAVYLKTLHKWIRLDARGNKKGVDAQFSIDEERLAFSIQEEFDEKDYPFIYMKPHPETIKILEKHRDALKMYKYHLPQSI
- a CDS encoding alpha/beta fold hydrolase, with amino-acid sequence MSEISQYLLVNQHKIEILQKGETGTPIIILTGMGCSFDEWHDISELLSKSNRVVMFHRPGLGNSEIRNDVRNTQAVVNEISEMISLLKMAEPVILVGHSYGGLCAQHFVKAHPEKVAGMVLVDSTSVDLKVLDELDLPMLNEDSTDDIWIEKCHLYSLMKKEELREVISPTLTQKQERLPFDLQQRLIAFQVNPNLYKAMYSEISNWKKDAEIIKRLGEFPDIPLIVLGRDKEHSIKMGIEEGLPEWELRLFEEKWQELIMNQARLTQNSKLIVVQEAGHSIHMDKPDIIVESITEIVKGIKY
- a CDS encoding YwaF family protein, with translation MTSSFIMFSVAHIAVIVVLCLAIVVLFIGRKKGPVQLKYERLFALSLLAMEVLYHLWMMATDRWTLASSLPLELCSISLLVTIVLLWTGNKHLIDFVFFAGIGGAIQAMATPVLDLGFPHFRYFHFFYTHIGIILTALYFTWMKGYRPTFKGVVKTMIALNLLLPLLFAVNHLFQGNYMFLREKPYNGSLLDFLGPYPWYILSLEVVAFIMFTSLWLVFRKWRTTSEG
- a CDS encoding amidase family protein translates to MEINFNNFFKEELTINDIQVAMEIGEVTSKELVMYYLFRIAKYDQDGPKINSILEINPDAIFIAEALDYERKTKGVRGPLHGIPIVLKDSIETKDSMHTSAGTLALENHISSHDAFLVEKLRNAGAVILGKANMTELANGMSNTMWAGYSSRGGQVLNPYGDADLFVGGSSSGSAVAVATNFTVLAVGTETDASILSPAVTNSVVGIKPTVGLISRTGIIPFTYSQDTAGPMARTVTDAAILLGALAGVDELDAATHKSEGRSQQDYSIYLDSFGLKGAKIGVFKNASKEFYASEEYEDESFKNAIQTLNEEGAKVIEDIEIPSFHREWKRVVLKSEMKHSLENYLSKLPSNLPVHSIAELIEFNKNNADRALKYGQNKLEEMVGLPNTLRNPEYLNAKLDDLYFSQMGIDSALKKYDVDAILFPSYVGSTICAKAGYPSIALPAGYKESGRPFGITFAGTAFSEGILIKLAYAFEQATKHRKAPNLTYHKS
- a CDS encoding DUF4179 domain-containing protein, with amino-acid sequence MANLNEQDWQKLTEELEKIEIPKEALHAARTKAMQRHRLARKRKRRLYAVASVAAIVLLLFVTSVRVSPVFAQAVAKIPGFSSIVNMFAYDKGISDIVENDYHEELGIVVTQGGYTLTLQSVAADDSGMTIFYNIEFPFKLSAVSIGSLEVSQQGIPWGVASSYISSLVGGTAFRADKVDIISADELSYDNMSFEFNLHLNDAAETKFVVPFTLTKHIKQPKVYEVNQSVVVDGQTISIKQLKISPLRADILLTADEQNTMKLLKFRWVRLIDENGEDWGQIRDVEEGFGIWRDSEVSIRMHSNYFRQPKKLTLVMEGIEALPKGSDYIEVDFEQQKVLYVPSELDIEVQVPSSNTMEVTYPMAVESQLFGGIVNREGDDLSGSINSINFSRENSYKKAIYTFNFDNEVNPLRFNINSYPLYLEGKAEINIPLGDE
- a CDS encoding sigma-70 family RNA polymerase sigma factor, whose protein sequence is MELAKRAIAGDERALVELLARHEDTLYRTAYAYLKNEHDAIEATQELTYRALKKIHTVKEPAYIGTWLVRMMINICLDMKKKQQRFVYNYDVDIASTDQQPFEMADIIASLPIEQQELIYLKYFQDMKNGDIAQLKQIPEGTVKSRLHTTLKRLRVLIEKEEL
- a CDS encoding EcsC family protein — its product is MIDYTAKVEDELIFWKQKMTRRSGPIGRASKKAQGKVNGLIPEKVHNVITESIKNMVKATLVGSNMTTKKQQATDLSLFERDELFKEKLTNFRKTAVIEGAGTGAGGIMLGLADFPLLLSIKMKFLFEAAAVYGFDTNEYEERLFILHIFHLAFSSEETRKETLPIIEDWEQQKHLIADMDWQDFQQEYRDHIDLVKMFQLIPGFGAIVGAFANYNLLDQLGEAAMNSYRLRLLNERRDSIDDFQK
- a CDS encoding FAD-dependent oxidoreductase, translated to MTHQNRKNGKLPQDPQSYWRTAIEFPEFPSLEEDLQVDVVIVGAGITGITSAYLLVNEGLKVAIIEAGKVLNGTTGHTTAKITAQHDLIYDEFIHNIGRNHARLYYEANSQALDFIKNTVEQHQIDCEFSMQDAYIYATTEKYARKIEKEAEAYETLGIEGGLVDSIPFDIAIQNALVMKNQAQFHPTKYLVHLIEHITKKGGLIFENTTAVNIETGEQPVVLTREEHRITAKYVLACSHFPFYEGFGLYSTRMYADRSYALAVKTKKKYPGGIYISADEPTRSLRSVTIDGEEVVLIVGENHKTGQGIDTMEHYKALEAFGEEIFGLDDIIYRWSAQDLTTLDKLPYIGELTSGQPNILIATGFRKWGMSNGTAAALLFRDMIVGKENAFQKLYTPSRFYAHPSLKNFLVENANVVGQLIKGKLDSPKTVPEDLANGEGAVITLDGHRKGAYKDDTGELHIVDTTCTHIGCEVEWNSGDRTWDCPCHGSRFSFTGEVMEGPAEKPLQKYDYKMMDNLTSEDSGY